A single window of Populus nigra chromosome 17, ddPopNigr1.1, whole genome shotgun sequence DNA harbors:
- the LOC133676825 gene encoding uncharacterized protein LOC133676825, whose product MATLKTKQCLNFVTRFINSRTPPFHYKNTRTLQTLAFEEIQSSPNKPDAPTAFILHGLLGSGRNWRSFSRNLASSLSEWRMVLVDMRNHGKSVDIEGLDPPHNMFNAAMDVANLVKEKGWEWPDVVIGHSMGGKVALQFAESCTRGDYGHSVSFPKQLWVLDSVPVEVSPEYSDGEVEKVLRTLHSLPSPIPSRSWLVNHMIQLGFSKSLSEWIGSNLKKSGEQESWAFDLKGAIQMFNSYRETSYWSLLEHPPKGMEIGLVVAEKSDRWDPDLIQRLESLSSQTGDESEGKFSLHVLPNSGHWVHVDNPKGLLEIVTPRMASLST is encoded by the exons CCCTAGCTTTCGAAGAAATCCAATCTTCACCCAACAAACCTGACGCTCCTACAGCTTTCATTCTCCACGGGCTCTTAGGTTCTGGTCGCAACTGGCGTTCTTTCTCTCGCAATCTCGCTTCCTCTCTTTCTG AGTGGAGGATGGTGCTTGTGGATATGAGGAACCATGGCAAATCTGTTGATATAGAGGGATTAGACCCACCTCATAATATGTTTAATGCGGCTATGGATGTGGCTAATTTGGTGAAAGAGAAAGGTTGGGAATGGCCTGATGTTGTTATTGGTCATTCTATGGGAGGCAAAGTTGCTTTGCAATTTGCTGAGAGCTGCACTCGTGGTGATTATGGTCATTCTGTTTCTTTTCCTAAACAG CTGTGGGTACTGGATTCTGTGCCTGTAGAAGTAAGTCCTGAATATAGTGATGGAGAAGTTGAAAAAGTTTTGAGGACCTTGCATAGTTTACCCTCACCAATCCCATCACGAAG CTGGCTTGTGAACCACATGATTCAACTTGGTTTCTCAAAATCATTATCAGAATGGATTGGAAGCAACCTCAAGAAATCTGGAGAGCAAGAGAGTTGGGCCTTTGATCTCAAAGGTGCTATCCAGATGTTCAACTCTTACAG GGAGACTTCATATTGGTCTCTACTGGAACATCCACCAAAAGGAATGGAGATAGGGCTAGTAGTTGCAGAGAAGAGTGACCGCTGGGATCCAGATTTAATTCAGCGACTTGAAAGCCTTTCTAGCCAGACCGGGGATGAATCTGAGGGGAAGTTCTCGCTTCATGTTCTTCCAAATTCAGGGCACTGGGTTCATGTGGACAATCCAAAGGGACTTCTTGAGATTGTGACTCCCAGGATGGCTTCCCTTTCGACATAA